In one window of Anopheles cruzii unplaced genomic scaffold, idAnoCruzAS_RS32_06 scaffold02721_ctg1, whole genome shotgun sequence DNA:
- the LOC128276860 gene encoding uncharacterized protein LOC128276860 codes for MTEYQRPQQNHANSNQRNYSTQHHVNQYNYANRHDANRQNKCKEAETRGINRCTKKHHKSLHLEPKPEENINTKAQKHVERQRDLNKKERLRRLEEDTIRRAEDTIRRLEATRQQHAVEEARRRDEEEHDRRKEEARQEFDESNAKGGRSVKQRDNDFDNSEKSSELRQMFEPIDNSQVLNTDKEAEEHQPSKSSYDDQSNASNQLRQKRVRKKAVAAARERQAIPPTPKVKEKNRTNSRCNSDSYDKSKPNQADSDKSDRFRKKSSTAAAKRSAAATDSDELLEVNHEAEPSVAAVVAEDEKDETIECVSGRRQTRKEATGALTTMYEIKEIGDLNLKGEVGDRRLEQMEKLDIGSFLMCLAKPFKPLQKQQQPSPGLQQPSRLHNTGENQSGKDDHPGHITLRPSDGRWVPPSA; via the coding sequence ATGACAGAGTATCAGAGGCCTCAGCAGAACCATGCGAACTCAAATCAGCGAAACTACTCGACCCAGCACCACGTGAATCAGTACAACTATGCGAACCGGCATGACGCAAACCGTCAGAACAAATGCAAGGAAGCAGAGACGCGGGGCATAAACAGGTGTacgaaaaaacatcacaagtcGCTACACCtcgaaccgaagccggaagaaaacatcaacaccaagGCCCAAAAGCATGTCGAACGGCAGCGCGATCTCAACAAGAAGGAACGACTGCGCAGATTGGAGGAAGACACAATCCGTCGGGCCGAAGACACGATCCGCCGGTTGGAGGCGACTCGACAACAACATGCTGTCGAAGAAGCGCGCCGTcgcgacgaagaagaacatGATCGTCGCAAAGAAGAGGCTCGCCAGGAGTTTGATGAAAGTAATGCGAAGGGCGGGAGGTCGGTGAAACAGCGTGACAATGATTTTGATAACAGTGAGAAGTCATCGGAGTTGCGGCAAAtgttcgaaccgatcgataaTTCTCAGGTACTGAACACGGACAAGGAGGCAGAGGAACATCAACCGTCCAAGAGTAGTTACGATGACCAAAGTAATGCGTCGAACCAGTTGCGCCAAAAACGTGTACGCAAAaaagcagtagcagcagcacgagaaCGACAGGCCATACCGCCGACTCCAAAGGTAAAGGaaaagaatagaacaaacagTCGTTGTAACTCGGACAGCTATGACAAGAGTAAGCCCAACCAAGCGGATTCCGATAAATCGGATCGCTTCCGGAAAAAATCGagcacggcagcagcgaaaaggaGTGCAGCGGCCACTGATAGTGACGAATTGTTGGAAGTGAATCACGAAGCTGAACCATCGGTGGCAGCCGTTGTAGCGGAAGACGAGAAGGACGAAACGATCGAGTGTGTTAGCGGACGACGGCAGACCCGGAAAGAAGCGACTGGTGCCCTCACGACAATGTACGAGATCAAGGAGATCGGTGACCTAAACTTGAAAGGTGAAGTAGGCGATCGCCGATTGGAGCAGATGGAGAAACTGGACATCGGCTCGTTCCTGATGTGTCTCGCGAAGCCGTTCAAGCCGttgcagaagcagcaacagccatcGCCGGGATTACAGCAACCATCGCGGCTGCACAACACGGGCGAGAACCAGAGTGGTAAGGACGATCATCCGGGACACATCACACTGAGACCGTCGGACGGGCGGTGGGTACCACCCTCAGCGTAA